TGTCTAATGCTTCATTCTTTGAAAGCTTTTATGAAAATTGGAAATGAACTCTTCTGCCCAGGCTCTCACAGAGGTGTTTTGTACACaccatttaaaagtaaaaaggtaGCCATGCCTTTTCTTGCTGGCTAGGATGGAAAGAGCGCACCTGTTTTCATTTGGGAGTTTTACAATTAATGCAATACACACAtcctttttgttccttttgaAATGCTCATGGGGAAAACGGTCATTCTATCACATGAAAGAAATAGTTgcgtgtcatcagcatagcagCGGACACGTTAATCTACAGATCTGCAGCTGTAGCTCGAGTTATCTCAGAGTCTTGTTTATGatcagaaaaagagagagtcCAACACATGGATTGCTGcagcatattttattttattgtagatTGATTATTGGGGTAATATTGAagattaaataaacaacagaAGACATTACTGCATAGAGCCGGACTGACAAAGGACCTTTTAGACAGATTCGGACATTGAGGAGTAAATAAAATCatttgtatacatgtgtatacagTTATCatcatatgtgtgtatatatatatataaatatatatacacatgtttcTTCAATGATCCCTTAAATGTGGTtatcaaacacaaatatatgtaaTGGAGGCAGcataaacaatacaatataaacaaaatattacTTACTTTTCTTTACTTAAGTTTAGAACATGGTGGCTTCTATTGGTAATTTTCTATTCTTGTGCTGGTTTGTAGTTTTAACCATTGGTCCGGTGGCTGTTACATCTCTTGAGCCAAGTTGTATTTGTCCTCAACAACATAAATGATGACGATAAGATGAGAATTATCGAGTAAACAAAGATGGTTGTGTCTTGCTTATCTAGACCAGAGTGCTTGTAACTGCTTTACAGGCAACTTGATTTACTTGAAAAGCTGATAGGCGATATATCTGAAATACGCTCATTTCCATCTGCACCACAACTTAAACAATATTTGTTCAGCTTCCATCCAACAATCCTAAATTTCTTTTGTATAACTCTGTGCTCTACAAATAAGCATTATATTTGAAATTCATATAGCAATTCAATTTATTGAAGACATGGTATtaaacacattgacattttaaacttcTGGGAGTTCAAGCGGTTTCCAAAGCGTTTCGATCAATCCGACAGAGTGTACCGGCCCTTTAACGCTGCTCAAGTGACAATCTACACTTTTAGGTTGGGTATAGCCTCAATCACGGGAGACCGCACACAGCGCGTGGGCCACCGGGTTGAGGGTGAAGCCCACGCGTGGAGTCAGATCCAGTTCATCCTCTGAGACTCCGGACGGAGGAGTGAAACGAAAGTGTTGCAGGAGGCtgacgaagaagatgaagagctccATCCTGGCCAGACTCTCTCCGACACaaaccctccgccctgtgagagagagaacggaTTATCGTCTGCAAGTGaactaataattaaaaaacaagttcACAAACCTGCAGAAAAAGGCATGAAGGCGTCTCGCTTGAAAAACTTCCCGTCTTTGTCCAGGAAGTGAGCGGGATGAAAGCTGTGAGGCTCCTCCCACTCACTCTCATCATGAAGGACGGATGACAAGAGAGGAATCACTGTGGTCCCCTGGAGACGAGAATtcataattattaataataatcaaaaagaaGCCCAGAAATTAATTGTCACGTTCTGTTTTGATCATATTtgatcatatatatttttaataataggTATGCAGGAGCAAACAGGacctctttaaaaaagaaaaaaaggaataaaataaatgcggAAAAttaaaggagaagaaaacatgcGGTGGATTGTGGTGGCCCGGCTCGTCTCAGGGTCTTCAGGGTTCATTATCAGCTTAAAGCTTCGCTGTGGTCCTAATGCAACCCAGTGGtgactgaaaatgtttaatttcattACGTATAGAAGTCCTAAACGGTCGACTAAACTGACTTTGCAAGATTAGGCCTGATTTAAAACAGTAGATGGCATTTTGAACCACGAAATACAGATTTTTAAACATAATTGATGTGTTGCCACTCTTTAATGTGCTCTTCCAAGTGAGGTCGGTTCCACTGGGTCCAGTCTGACCTTCTTAATGAAGTGACCCTGGAACGTGACGTCCTGGCTGGTCCTGTGCGATATGATGGGGACGATGCTGGCGAGCCTCTGCGTCTCGTGGATGACGGCGTCGGTGAAGGGCAGGTTCTTCCTGTCCTCAACCTGCACCTGACGACTTCCTATCATCCTGCTCAGCTCCTCCTGGACCTGGTCTGGGACAGGAAAGGGCAGAAAAGGGTCTGCGTTACTGGAGGAACTGTGTTCCTTTCATTGTCTTCCGAGTTCAGAGTTggccctttatgtcagtgacatGCTGAAGTAGTAACACCCCCCGTTTGTCTTTCTTAGAGTCTCCTGATTGGTCGTTCCCTACACCTGCGATCACCTGCCCCTCTCCAACCCCACACATATATACCCTCCCGGGTACCACCCCCAGTCCAATGGTCAGACCTTACGCTCACTAAACTGGTGGATACCTATACTGCCCCAGAACCCTGACAGATCTTTGtgcttttaaatgttctttaaatgtTTAGATATGTTCAGATAATGCCCAGACAATAAAGCCTCATGACTTTGGGAATTATAGAGGGCGTACAAACAATATTCACTGTGAAGAAGCAAAAAGCATCAAAACGCCAATAAACCTCCACTACCGCGAGGAGGGACTGCAATCATCTGTAAGCTCATATCTCTCAGTTTATTGTCTTCATACAAACCTTgtaaagaaagaagtcaagTATTCAAAACATTATAATGACACAAAGGTTGAAAATCctgtaaactatttgatttggctgcaaagtatttactcaaatgtagaatttaagacttcctgtttccaaaGCATTTAAAGCCGAATCGACCTTCCTCGTATGGTCCCACGACATGCAGATTGTCGTCATGACGATGACCTTTGTGTTGATAAAGCACACAGTTTGGATCATTTTGTTGACACCTTCCAGCCGTGCACATCTCTAACTCCTCACTCTGTATCTTCGGATACTTGGCCATCAACAGGAGCCCCCATCTCAGCGTCGTGGCCGTCGTGTCGGTGCCGGCGGCAAACAGATTGAGAACCGTCACCATGAGGTTTTCGTGATGGAAGTGGCTGTTGGTTTTCCCAGATTCCTGCGAGTGTGGACCAATTCGGCACAGTTATTCAGACGCATCTGATCCAAGAACAGccattttaaatcattttgaaaTCTTCTGGTTCACTATAAAGATGTTGGATCATTTGATATGATCTGCACGAcgtaaacataaacaaattaattcTGATACAATGTTTCAAAATCCAACAGCAATGAGATCAATCTATTCGTAGATACATATATACCATCTATTAGCGAACCTCCATGTTTTGCTTCCGGACCAGAAAGGCGTCCACAAATCCTCTGCACATCTGTGGATTCAGAGTCTCTTTCAAGCGGCCGAAGAGCTCCGAGTTCTGTTTCATATTGAAGGCGAAGGTCTTTCTCTTCTGTTGAAAGCCCATTTGCAGATCCATGGGAACATGTTGTACAGCTGTcaaaaaaacatgtacacagagaaaacaataaatactttgACATGAAATGGCCGCGCTGAAAGCGTCATAGAGTAGTGAGTGACGATACCTGTACGGATGGAGAGCCCATTAGTTGAGTGTTTCTGGTCGTTCCATCGACCAAAGATTTAAACTGTAGGTCATTGTACTCAAATCTGCTGCCATAAACCATGGAGCAGATAATATTAGAGACTGCGTAGTTCATTGCGTGCGTCGTATCAAAAGCTTCTCCTGCAACAAGCGACAAGTCAATTATTTTGttcgtctaaaaaaaaaaagtagttgtAGAGATTTTTAGCTCTGAATTCCCTGAACACCGCCATCAGATGTTCACATTCCTCGATGATTTTGTCCTCGCACGCCTTCTTGCCCATCCCAAAGTCTCTCAGGTTGGTTATGGCGAAGCGCCTCATCTCTTTCCACGACTCGCCGTTGGCCGAAAAAATGCCTGAAAatgcaggttgtttttttttcaggccacaataacaataaagcgTCTGCTGGGGAGGTCGAACGGGAACAGGAAGACGATGGCGTGACTTTACCGTGGCCCCGGTTGGTTTCGCGGAGTATTCGCGGTGACTCTTTTTCACCAAACTGATCCGCGTAGGTGACGAGCGCCTCCTTCACCGTCTGGTATCCAGCCAGGACCACCACTTTTTGGGGTCCCATATAGATGGTGAACACTGATCCATATGTCTTGGAAAGCTaagaacagaggagagaaaacacaacaaatctcCCTGAAAGAAAATGTCGGAGACCCTGTTTAATGAAGCATATTTCACAAAGGAATGATCACGTTCCTCTTCAATGTTGCTCGGAAAGAGTAATAATTTACATTGCTCAGTTATCCATCAATCATTGGCCACGACTTCACAAAAGATCTACGTCTTTTAGAACAAGTACTTCATCCCATGTAGTTCATTTGCTCACCTTCAGGAGGGTGTTGTACGGTCTCTTGAGGTCAAGCTGCAGCAGGTTCCCAAGGAAGGGAAGTGGTTTTGGTCCTGGAGgtcccttcctttcctcctggGAGCTgaaactggaggaggagaggaggtagaTGAGGAGCAGGACCACCAGAGTCCCCAACAGGGAGACAGAGCTGGAGGACTGGAGAACCAGATCTAATATCCCCATGACTTGAAAGGAAAAAAGGCTCCGGCACTGACAACATATGTCGCATTGCAGAGCCTCTGGCTTTGTGACTGATTTGTTAAGGAGTTTTGAGACTAAGCCCCACCCCCAAAGGGGAGGGACCAACTGTCAAAACCAGGTCCTTTCAGTTCAGTGCTCCATAAAAACAGATTTACTGCAGAATTGTCAAGTCGAGTTGTTGCATaacgtttatgtgtgtgtgtgtgtttgtgggtttgtgggtttgtgtgtgtgtgtgtgtgtgtgtgtgtgtgtgtgtgtgtgtgattatttgCATGAGGTTTCAGGTCAGTCACAGGCCTCACATAGGCATATATTTTAACGTTCATGTTTATTTCTTGCGACACGGTTCTGATGTCggttctttgtgttttcttgatGTTCACGTCGTCGTCTGAACTCCAGCAGTAATGAGGAGTGGGGGTAGTTACCGGAGGAATCCAGCAGAGGGAGCGTAGAGCTTTATACACAAAGAAAGAGTTCACTTGAGTCAAAGGAAATGTTAAGATCTTTCACTCAAGTCCTCCCTCTTCTGGGCGTTTATAAAGTGGTTAGAATGTTTAACCACCAGTAAGGACTCCATGTGTTCCTGTTGTCTCATTTGAATAATAAGTACACTGTTCTATTGTGACAGAAACTACTGTAGTATTACACACCTGTGGTTTTTGGTGGGTGGGTGTGGCCTGAGTGCGATACTTGGTTAAAACCACAACACTGGTGCCTCATTGGACGAGAGCCCCGGGACGCGGCCTTGACGTCACCAATGCTATACAACCCGACGCACACCTCCAGGAGGCTAACACAACGTTGGGGCCTTTCAAGTTTAAACCCTATAGGTCTGAAGTATTCAAATCAAATTCAGAAAGGTCCAGTcagagagaatttcctcatgcaaaggtccgTAATGTGATATAATAACGTGATTTGAATTAGCATTAACAGTTGTGTTAGTGTACGTCAACAACTGACtggggggcgccagaaccaacactaacactttagtccacagggggcgccagaaccaacactaacactttagtccacagggggcgccagaaccaacactaccactttagaccacagggggcgccagaaccaacactaccactttagtccacagggggcaccagaaccaacactaccactttagtccacagggggcaccagaaccaacactaccactttagtccacagggggcaccagaaccaacactactactttagtccacagggggcaccagaaccaacactaccactttagtccacagggggcaccagaaccaacactaccactttagtccacagggggcaccagaaccaacactaccactttagtccacagggggcaccagaaccaacactaccactttagtccacagggggcaccagaaccaacactaccactttagtccacagggggcaccagaaccaacactaccactttagtccacagggggcgccagaaccaacacataAAAAGCTCCATTTCCTGGTAACTTGAATAGTTGTGTGAGTTGTAAGGTTGAGGCTCTTTCTGTTTGAATACGTGCCTGTGGTCAAAGGatcagtaactcttgtctctgGGTTGTGAAGCAACAGCAGCACATTCTGTCATGAGCGtctctgtgttttatttcatgaGAAATAGATTTGCGGCATCTAGATAATTATGGGAAGAGATTTTGGCTAAACTGAGAGTGTAGAGTTTGAAAAGAAAGCAGGCTAaagaatagatagatagatactttattaattacgCAAGGGGACATTTCTTCGCAACAGgtaagcaataaaatatataaaatgaaaaatgcacaatatatacaacgaatagaataaaataataagtaaaatgcacaatatacaacaaatagaatagaataataatattaaatcagctaacaaaacaaaaaaactaacattATTGCAAATATCAAACCATGTGCAGAATGTAAACAATTATATCTACATGACTTTCTACTGCAAAATGCACTTAACAGTTTTACAAAACACGATGCACGagtctttatgtttttataattcTCAGTCATGACAAAGAGACTCTATTAAAACTCATCACAGCTCATTCAAACCAACACAACAAGGTATGCAAAACATATTGGACTCAcatcaaacatgtttacagctgtgttatgaatgaaaatgtatttatttattgtggacacaaagagactaaaaaaactaaaatatgctAAATAAGAGAACCAGAGCATATCTATGACATCACTGCACCATATCTTCAAACAGCAGTAAGTTGTTTGATAATATATTAAGGTCCTGAATGtcaaatatagaatatattaaGAGCAATGAGAAACTTCTGTGTatagaaatgttgttttataaGCCTGAGAAAATACTTGTGGATGTTGAAGTCGTCGATCAGTGGAATCTGATAGAAGCAGAAGGTTCGCCAACGTTTTCATAGGTCACTgtaccttcaccttcaccttcaccttcgTCTTCATCTTCACCTTCATGATGCACCTGAGCAACACAACACACGTGACGAACGCAACAAATGCATCTTGGATTTAAAGAAACCGTCTGTTTAAAGTACTGAGGCCGGCCACACGAGGCAGGATTTGGGGCCAACAAAGGTAACTTCTGGGTTAACTCTGTGAGCGTGTATTAATATTACACTAATACCAATAAGTTAAAGTCATAATTGAGACTAAAAGTCAGCTGTCCTTAATTTCAGTCTGAATGATGAGTTAACTTCTACGTATTCCTCTGATATTATAGGTTTATCCTTATTTGTGAATTGTGCCGCTCTGCTGACAGCAGACTCTTCCCTGTTTGTGATTGGTCACATGCTGCTAACTCCGCCCCTTTGTGTGAACAGGCTTGATTGAGAAACCCGGGGTTGATCGACCGAGCTGAGTTAGACCAGATGACCATAGCTCCACGTTACCGGcctctgtttatttttattgtaaactAAACACCACATGCACCAacgttttattattattattattatagattattattattatagattattattatagattatcattattatagattattattattatagattatttttattatagattattatgattatagattattattattatagattatttttattatagattattattattattactattattattattattattattatagattatcattattatagattattattattatagattatttttattatagattatttttattatagattatttttattatagattattattattattactattattattattattataattatagaTTATTCAGTTTAAAACTCACAGCATTGACGCCCATCCGTGTTTCTCTgcctgaaaagaagaagaaacacagaaaaagagTGGACTTAAGTTTCGactatgtaaatatatatatatatatatatatatatatatatatatatatataatataatatatttctaaaaatgGGCTCTGTGAATGTTCTCACCTCTAGTTCTCTTCCATGTGTAGAGCACCACAACAACCACCAGGAGCGTCGCCAAACCCAAAATGATGAACCTCCACCAAACTGGAAATtggaacaaaaacattaaaaaggttttttgggGGCTGCAGCTTTTTGTTCTATTTAAAAATCCTgaagctaaaaaataaatatgctggTTTAAATATAGGCTAAATATAGGCTTCatgaagagagagcgagacgtTCGATGTGAAGTCACGAGCTATTCACCAAAACacgatatatatttaataaagtacCGACAGCTTGAGACTCAGACTTGTGGTAAAAAGTCTCACCGTTTGCAGACGATGTCTTGTTTTCCCCCTCTGATGTGCCTCCTTTTGATTTATTGAAGATGTGAAATAACAGAACACAGGAAATGGTGATGAAGCACCTCCATGTTTACCATCTGAGACTCCATGAAACTCAATAATCTATAAACCTGAAGGAGCACGCACCTGTTTTCTCACACCAGGACGCGGTGCAGACGCCGTACAGCAGCGAGCGCCCGCTCTGTCGGTCCGTGACGCGACACCTCAGGAACTCGGGAGGCTTCttctgatgaagaggaggagctggaaacGTCACGGAGGCCGAGCAGCTGCTCCTGGATGTCTGCACGCCGTGGGCGTCGCCCGCGTACAGCCACTCTGCTTTGTGGTTACAGTCGTCGTTGGTCAACACAGAGCAGGTCAGGGAGACGTAATCAGAGGACAGGTGTTCCTCCACTGGTGGAGATGTTCACGATGAGAAACCAGAGGAACATTGACTTCAGCACAGGAATATGAATGAGTGTCATGTTTATGATGTTAATACTCACTGTAAACAACAGACAGAAGCACCTCAACATCTAGACCTTGTTGGTCTCCTGCTTTATTAAACTGTCTGTGGATGTAAACACCAAAATCTTTATCCGTTACATTTCTGATGACCAGAGAACAGTTTGCTGTCAATCTCAGTCGGTTGGATTTATCTTCGTAAATATTATCGTGTTTAATCTTCCCAAGAATAAAAAGCTGCACTGTTGGTGATCTTGAACGACTGTAAAGCCAAGTACTACCATTACATCCGTGCTGATCTGTTATCAGATGGGAAGAAGGCAAAGTGACTTCTTCTCCAGCTctgatgatggaggagaggaatgtTGCTCCAGTTATTGCTGTCGAAGatgagagaaaaatatatagttatatGTTTGTGGTGTAGAGTTCTATGTGGTGATGATGTTAATAACAAACAGCAGCAAATGTCCACAAGAATCCCTTTtgacaattaattaaaaacaaaactgcaaacTTGTCTGTTTCACTTCAATagggatgccccccccccccccccccccccccgataccCGGTTCTAAACGGGAACCAATGAGAAAGCAGTAAATACCCAGAGTATCAATAAGGAGTTAACGGTTCTAATATTGATACTTCATGAGATACAGAGtgaacctctgtgtgtgtgcgtgtctttaaAAGAGGGGCGGAGTCATGCTgtgacacacccacacatacagactcacccgcacacccgcacacacgcacattcgcacacacacattcgcacacacacacacacacacatgcatacacacacacagatatgcacacagacacacacatacacacaaacacacacacacacacatacacacacatatacgcacacacacacacagagagtgaacctctgtgtgtgtgcgtgtctttaaAAGAGGGGCGGAGTCATGCTgtgacacacccacacatacagactcacccgcacacacacattcatgcacacacacacatacacacaaacacacacacacatatacgcacacacacacacgcacacacatgcacacacacacacacacgcacacacgcacacacacacacacacgcacacacacacacgcatatgcacacacacacacacgtacgcgcacacgcacacacacgcacacacacacacgcacacacacacacgcatatgcacacacacacacacacacacgtacgctcacacacacacacacacacacacacacacacaacatcaatCTGCACCGATGATTATTTGTCCATGTTCTCCAGTAGAACGCGTCACAGAGAACCGATCAGCAGTATTGATGACGGCCCCAGATCAATAAGTTCTCCTGGTCCTCTCCAGCTTGGTGTTCTCACCTGTGAGCCGGAGCAGCAGTGAAGTCACCTGAAGGCCTCTGAGCGCGGCCATGGAGCCTCTTCCTCCGGCTCCGGTTCTCAGCGAGTGCTGCTTCAAGAGAGACGTGCACTTCCTGTTCTGGCCCACGCCCCACTTCCTCCTCGTGACCACTCACCCTGGGGTGCACGACGCTGTTGGCAGCTCCGAGGAGCAGCGTGTTcctctttgtggtcgtcttcTGAGAAGTGAAGGGGAAGCGTGGGCCAGAACAGGAAGTCCACGTCTCTCTTGAAGCAGCACTCGCTGAGAACCGGAGCCGGAGGAAGAGGCTCCATGGCCGCGCTCAGAGGCCTTCAGGTGACTTCACTGCTGCTCCGGCTCACAGGTGAGAACACCAAGCTGGAGAGGACCAGGAGAACTTATTGATCTGGGGCCGTCATCAATACTGCTGATCGGTTCTCTGTGACGCGTTCTACTGGAGAACAtggacaagtgtgtgtgtgtacgtatgtgtgtgtgtgagtgtgtatgtgtttgtgtgagagagtgtgtgtgtgtgtacgtgtgtgcgtgtgtgtgtgtgtgtgtgtgtgtgtgtgagtgtgtgtgtgtgtgtgtgtgtgtgtgagtgtgtgagtgtgtttgtgtgtgtgtgtgtgtgtgtacgtgtgtgtgtgtgtgtgtgtgagagagtgtgtgtgtgtgtgtgtgtgagtgtgtgactgtgtttgtgtgtgtgtgtgtacgtgtgtgtgtgtgtgtgtgtgtgagtgtgtgtgtgtgtttgtgtgagagagagagtgtgtgtgtgtgtgtgtgtgtatgtgtgtgtgtgtgtgtgtgtttgtgtgagagagagtgtgtgtgtgtgtgtgtgtgtgtgtgtgtgtgtgtgagtgtgtttgtgtgtgtgtgtgcggcatGTCTCTTGTAAAGACTCTAACTTATATCATCACCGGGCTTCTGCTCAGCAGCTTATGGACCAGACTCCCTGACCACGTaacaacacagggcaacacaggcaacacagggcaacacagggCAACGCAGggcaacacagggcaacacagggcaacacaggcaacacagggcaacacagggCAACGCAGggcaacacagggcaacacagggcaacacagggCAACGCAGGGCAACACAGGGCAACGCAGggcaacacagggcaacacagggCAACGCAGggcaacacagggcaacacagggCAACGCAGggcaacacagggcaacacagggcaacacaggcaacacagggcaacacagggCAACGCAGggcaacacagggcaacacagggcaacacaggcaacacagggcaacacagggCAACGCAGggcaacacagggcaacacagggcaacacagggCAACGCAGGGCAACACAGGG
The nucleotide sequence above comes from Cyclopterus lumpus isolate fCycLum1 chromosome 24, fCycLum1.pri, whole genome shotgun sequence. Encoded proteins:
- the LOC117727804 gene encoding uncharacterized protein LOC117727804 isoform X4, producing the protein MAALRGLQVTSLLLRLTAITGATFLSSIIRAGEEVTLPSSHLITDQHGCNVEEHLSSDYVSLTCSVLTNDDCNHKAEWLYAGDAHGVQTSRSSCSASVTFPAPPLHQKKPPEFLRCRVTDRQSGRSLLYGVCTASWCEKTGGTSEGENKTSSANVWWRFIILGLATLLVVVVVLYTWKRTRGRETRMGVNAVHHEGEDEDEGEGEGEGTVTYENVGEPSASIRFH
- the LOC117727804 gene encoding uncharacterized protein LOC117727804 isoform X6, whose protein sequence is MEEHLSSDYVSLTCSVLTNDDCNHKAEWLYAGDAHGVQTSRSSCSASVTFPAPPLHQKKPPEFLRCRVTDRQSGRSLLYGVCTASWCEKTGGTSEGENKTSSANVWWRFIILGLATLLVVVVVLYTWKRTRGRETRMGVNAVHHEGEDEDEGEGEGEGTVTYENVGEPSASIRFH
- the LOC117727804 gene encoding uncharacterized protein LOC117727804 isoform X5, producing the protein MAALRGLQVTSLLLRLTVEEHLSSDYVSLTCSVLTNDDCNHKAEWLYAGDAHGVQTSRSSCSASVTFPAPPLHQKKPPEFLRCRVTDRQSGRSLLYGVCTASWCEKTGGTSEGENKTSSANVWWRFIILGLATLLVVVVVLYTWKRTRGRETRMGVNAVHHEGEDEDEGEGEGEGTVTYENVGEPSASIRFH
- the LOC117727804 gene encoding uncharacterized protein LOC117727804 isoform X3 → MAALRGLQVTSLLLRLTAITGATFLSSIIRAGEEVTLPSSHLITDQHGCNGSTWLYSRSRSPTVQLFILGKIKHDNIYEDKSNRLRLTANCSLVIRNVTDKDFGVYIHRQFNKAGDQQGLDVEVLLSVVYMEEHLSSDYVSLTCSVLTNDDCNHKAEWLYAGDAHGVQTSRSSCSASVTFPAPPLHQKKPPEFLRCRVTDRQSGRSLLYGVCTASWCEKTGGTSEGENKTSSANGAS
- the LOC117727804 gene encoding uncharacterized protein LOC117727804 isoform X1; translated protein: MAALRGLQVTSLLLRLTAITGATFLSSIIRAGEEVTLPSSHLITDQHGCNGSTWLYSRSRSPTVQLFILGKIKHDNIYEDKSNRLRLTANCSLVIRNVTDKDFGVYIHRQFNKAGDQQGLDVEVLLSVVYMEEHLSSDYVSLTCSVLTNDDCNHKAEWLYAGDAHGVQTSRSSCSASVTFPAPPLHQKKPPEFLRCRVTDRQSGRSLLYGVCTASWCEKTGGTSEGENKTSSANVWWRFIILGLATLLVVVVVLYTWKRTRGRETRMGVNAVHHEGEDEDEGEGEGEGTVTYENVGEPSASIRFH
- the LOC117727804 gene encoding uncharacterized protein LOC117727804 isoform X2, with translation MAALRGLQVTSLLLRLTAITGATFLSSIIRAGEEVTLPSSHLITDQHGCNGSTWLYSRSRSPTVQLFILGKIKHDNIYEDKSNRLRLTANCSLVIRNVTDKDFGVYIHRQFNKAGDQQGLDVEVLLSVVYMEEHLSSDYVSLTCSVLTNDDCNHKAEWLYAGDAHGVQTSRSSCSASVTFPAPPLHQKKPPEFLRCRVTDRQSGRSLLYGVCTASWCEKTGGTSEGENKTSSANGRETRMGVNAVHHEGEDEDEGEGEGEGTVTYENVGEPSASIRFH